The nucleotide sequence gttccaggcgccgcgcctgtggctaaggcaccttatagacttgccccgtctgagatgcaagagttgtcgacgcaacttcaagagttgttagataagggttttatccgaccaagcttctcgccttggggagctccagttttgtttgtcaagaagaaggatggtagtttccgtatgtgcattgactacagagaattgaacaagctgacgatcaagaataggtatcctttgccaaggattgatgatctgtttgaccaacttcaaggttcaagcttttactccaagatcgatcttcgatctggataccatcaacttcggatacaggaggaaagtatcccgaagacagccttcagaactcgttatgggcactacgagttcctggtcatgccgtttggtttaacaaacgcacctgcagtgttcatggatttgatgaaccgagtttgtaagccgtacctggataagttcgtgattgtattcatcgacgacatcttgatttactcaaagacgaaggcagagcacgagcaacacctcagagctattttagagctactgaaaaaggagcagctgtatgccaaattttctaagtgtgagttttggctgcgagacgtgcaattccttgggcacgtggtaaatgaaagtggaattcacgtggatccaaccaagatcgaggcgatcaagaattgggaagcgccaaagacgccaaccgagatccggcaattcttgggtttggctggctattatcgaagatttattgaggatttctcaaaaatcgcccAACCATTAacactcctcacgcaaaaggataaaaagtttgattggggaatcaaacaggatgaagcatttcagttgttgaaggataagctttgtaacgcgccaatcttagctctaccggaaggtactgatgattttgtggtatactgcgacgcttcgcgtgaaggattgggttgtgtgttgatgcaacgtcaaaaggttatcgcttacgcatcacgccaactgaaagtgcacgaaaagaactataccacacatgatttggagctaggcgcggtggtttttgctttgaagatttggagacactacctttacgggacaaagtgtacgatctttacagatcacaaaagcctccagcatatattcaaccagaaggagttgaatatgaggcaaaggcgatgggttgagttgctgaacgattacgactgcgagatcaagtatcatccagggaaggcgaacgtggtcgccgatgccctaagtcgcaaggagagaatcaagcccataagggttagggctatggaaatgattatccaaaccgatctttcctcgcgcaTCCGAACagcgcagaaggaagctctcaaggagggaaaccttgagaaagaatatctccgtgggatggagaagatattggttccaaacagggaaggaacgttatgttttgagaaacggatttgggttcctttgtttggtgatttaagggaggttatttttgatgaagctcacaagtcacggtactctgtccacccgggagcggataagatgtaccaagatcttaaggattactattggtggcctaggatgaaaggcgatgttgctatctacgtgagccaatgtttgacttgcgctaaggttaaggcagaataccagaagccttcgggacttctgcagcaaccaaaaattccccaatggaagtgggaagaaatatccatggatttcattacaaaactgccaagaacgcctaagggccatgacactatctgggtgatagtggatcgcttaacgaaatcagcacatttcttgcctatccgcgaaaaggatcatacaagcaaactggctgagatttacatgagagaaattgtcactcgccatggagtgcctctctcgattatatccgatagagatggaaggttcgtatcaaggatatggcaatccttccaggaagcttttggctcaaagctgtatatgagcaccgcatttcacccgcagaccgacggccaaagtgagcggacgattcagacgttggaagacatgctgagagcatgtgtgatggatttaggcggtagctgggataagcatttacccctggttgagttttcatacaacaacagctaccacaccagtattggtgccgcgccattcgaagctttatatgggcgcaagtgcaggtcgccgctctgttggtctgacgcaggtgatagacaattggtaggtcccgatgtagttcaggaaactacagataagatcgcgcaaatccgagatcgcattagtgcggctcgtgatcgccagaagacctaCGCTGATCTGAagaggaaacctcaagagtttgaggttggggatatggttttattgaaagtatcaccctggaagggtgtggcacgctttgggaagcgtgggaagttgaatccgcgctacattggtcctttcaaggttttggagagaattggaacagtagcatacaagttggatctacctgccgagctgaataacgttcacgatacatttcatgtatccaatctaaagaggagtccaactcaagttaacgttgccattcctaccgacgaaattcatattgatgacacgctccactttgttgagaaacctgttgaggtcacagattggaaagttaacaagacccgccggagcagtgtcaagctcgtcaaagttcgctggaatgctagacatggtcctgaattcacctgggagcgtgaagaccggatgaaagagaaatacccccacttatttcctaagaactctgcatctacaagcagaacctaaatttcgggacgaaatttctttaacagggggagaatgtgacaaccctctcaaaaccaggtatccgtacgacttaattaattattaattattgcctaatcactgtgctttactgagtttgctaataaactgctacttgatcattagtacttgtacatatctgcatcatactttgatattcctgtcactacactacttatttactgaactttagtgacaaacatgatgcacaaaagcacagtagcactaaacggatacacagtgaacatgctgatatagccagcatcaggcaaacactgcctctaaaggcctgaatgagccagaattattttactacacccatagtgtgtgtagggatacaagggttgtatgattacgtctctaggaataagatatagagatttggatgtgcctaaaacatactttaagcacgaaacacagcacttttaccaacacactagcttctagctaattaataaagtgccaaaacatgaggaattattcctgacactttgcagaataaattgtgtcgctaaaaatattatttatgacgcttaacggatatcttaagcactttaacggattactatccgaccgaacaaccggacaatacccggaacataaaaatattgccaaaattaatattggtacttttctgagccagttagggtccctgattaccctaacacccgctttttaatgcattaaacaactaacggggttagacccttaagtaacgcacttaaccaaactgaaccgtaactgaacgattggaaacgaaccggatGCCATTACATCCTAATGGAATCGGCCAAGGTGATGTGACACGAGGGTACGTCCTTTATTATATTTAATTAGATTACGCGAAGAACGAGGCAACTTTTTCTATAAAAACCCTCACatctcacacacaaacacacacacacttcactcactctctctctccctctccccttgctccctctcggccgtgagccaccccacccccacatccattgtcggttcaagtcttgcaagttccaagtatACTCAAGTGTCGGTGGTCAcatacaacggagctcggaacaaacggaacgcgaaggacctctaccgtttgctattatccacgcagttttcgactagtttcttccctagccccgagctagaggtataacgtttaaaactcatttttggtcatgtctaaagtggttaaaaggattattgtcggttgaatgtcggtaacccgctaaaAGAAACTTTAAAGTCTTCTAAAACGagtatatcgttggataaaagcacaTGACgcgtgtaaatgttgtagtatttaaatatgttgattaaaatggcccgatctatgatgtggtggctcttatcatcgtttaacccgactttgttaagatcccgaatcttgacatacactagatgccagcggttcaagggttaaaaggtgaaactccaccacacgagaaacatgaacttgtataaaagcgttttaacatgaaaaatagtatttaaaacaaaccgatctacgtatgtacaagtggtatattcgtaggaccgggtgtcgagaaaatcatgtttttataaaagtggataaagtgttaacaaacatgatttctataaactacaagtgtagaaacacttgtagaatgaaagatccgacaaaataacaatttttacaaaaattgtcgggaagttgtaagaagtaagttgttccaaaaacggggtttttgcaagactaagttatgttatgaatagatccactaaatataacgagatctacaccgtagtttttgtaaaaactacaagttcatgaaacgacgcgattttacatactagtcttctatttgaagtgttgaaaattgattcggttgatttgataaattgttgagatgattttgtaaaagaaaatgatacgcttgaaagcgtggccacctccaattacaggggaaactctggcgaaattttctaaaaatctaacacttagaattatttacaagtgttagactactttgacatgttttcaaaatatatttcgccacaactttatttttaaataatcggaggtgggattttcacaaaaataaacgagataagtatatattcggtaaatatattttgccacctcactgtttatgattattttgtgaaatgtataaatattatttttagagtaaaaataatatttactaactttgtcaagcccgaaataatacaaacgcttgtacgtcaagaatataagttacaacggtaattactattaccacttaatcgccaaaacgtaacttacgctttattcggaaatattcataagCACATGTGTTGTCAAaatattattttgagaaaatatTATGTGGAAAAagaaatatattgtttttgagaaaaataattatatttgaattggaaataaaatatattaagtgggacttaataagaTGATatgaatacacatgtattaattcccccatccttgggaaggagaatgcgttatcaaatatatacacggaacggttgtctaactgtttcccaaaaatgtaaactatgaagctaaagcacggccatccgtctaataaaattagcacatgtaggtcgttgcacagcacttggatattggattgcttgattttgtgacgcgttcactgtgagttcatgtcccccttttctcttaactctttacagttttataaactgcgggggtgaaatacatgttacaatgattatgattacttatacatggtatggttagcgtaaggagggttacttttagatcatgtgaatgggtaggcggaaacttgaggtcattaatcctcagggtaggaccgaggggcaggagcggtagatctatttgggtgtagcgagcccagtctcaggtccagcataacggaccttgggatgactttgttcccgacgcataaatttgctaggtttgagccttcctacttgcatttacacatatcaatggccttgcaaaccattggtgatctctttttccttatttgctacataccagggtttttgataaagataaaggtttatttactcactttcgcatgaactcgctcaacattattgttgatttttcaacttacatgtatttcaggaaattaaggatctggcacggttagCAGgattcccgctgcatttagacctaaggtcatccggggttcaaggcttatggctctttcctggacaggccatagcccctgaaccatgtttatctTATGTTTGCATCATgatagtggttgtactgttttagacaagtaatggttgttgggtgtttacccatttagacaatgtttgacgattttattttcaatggatgacttttgcatgattttaaattcatatagcttgttatgattaagctatggtattaagaagtcacaccaaattaaccacgcttccgcaaagccagggtgtgacaaaaagtgcttcgccgatgaatcattggtgattccccacacagatgtgcatatagatgagagcttaaagtttgtagaaaaacctttgtcgattgaagatcggcaggtaaagaagcttcgcagaaaacacgtaccgatcgtaaaagtcaaatgggacgctcgtagaggtcctgaatatacgtgggaagtcgaagctacaatgaaagaaaagtacccctacttatttgagtaaatctcgggtcgagatttattttaagggggtgaggatgtaacacctcgaatttttgtgtccaatgatttgttaacacgtgtcattagatTACACGTGGTATCcgtaataaataaaggactaattttgacaaaccttgaaagtatataaattcgagggttataaatgtcaacaagggtaatatactgtatagtaaccctaaataaacgcttgtaccttcaaacgaataaatcgtaaaccgtacggaagcgaaacgcggaagaaagtgagaaattacgagctacaggggttaactgtgtcaacatgtttaattatacctctgagtgaccctttaacgtttcCAAAGCTTCGTAACCATATTACACGCTCACTataatatactgtataaattccgcaaagttccgttttaaaacgaaagagttatactcgaattcgtatgagaagggttaaaagcgtaaacaatgaaagttaaggctttctgattAATTAATAagtaaaccggggacttaataacgcGGATAAATATCACGAGGTCCttcgttgtaattaaccgagggccaaaccgcaaagttaccccttcagaaccgaaaggttaggcaaatcattacgaaagatttcgttattaatggacagattctgataatcatgacaaaagattttaaaaatctgaaatcttaacctcacgcggcccgcgtgaaggttaagcataagttgaggcgggtcgcgagcctcctctatttcgcgtctgattttttgactttaggcgacccgcgttaaaatggcatgggactcccatgcgggccgcgtaaagtgcccagatgcagaattgttgtaactacttggcctttggaccatttgaacgatcaaacctcaatcaatggggcatgggcaccctacaattgacccatatcactcaggggacacctacccatcatcatgatcagtagtagcatgttgtgtaatgattttaggccttgttcttggctataaatagcaccattgtgctcacAACATTCATCACATTCAAAACTCACTCacctgatcattccaagagctctaaagcattcccctgtgttcttaagtcttctcttgagcttctgtaagtaattcaacctttgtggttccacatttgcttagttttagcctataaacgcaaccgtcgtaactaacggttgtcattacaatatcttgcaaatggttcagtcttatgacgaatcaaaagtagttttaagttggtatttatgtgggtaataaacctctaaaagggttccccctgatcaccactctaactatgtcaaatatcgagtcaaacgtgcggttaaaaagtcaacagaaagctattttggcgatttatgcataatctgtaaagtatatgttatggaacctgttttgacactcataaaagatgatattaagtatataaacttgtttgcgctcgtttgaatcgatcatttgctatattgaaccggttcggagccgaatgtcgcaaaagtttgacttttgctttgacttcagttctaacccgttttagtgaggtatagatatgccttaggactctcttaggaccaggtcacatgttggtataaacctctgtgatcggttcatgagttatccaagtcttttgcgcatttccgtcatttgcctaaaagttgaccgtaacggccttttgaaaataaaacgagtatttcggacacgtgaacggaccagaaccttgcttagtaaattataagcatgtccgtaaagtttcacgtcagtccgaggtctagaatgggagatatgctaattagcgcatttaaaagaaacttttgtaattaacggcgcaattagcataacgcccatctaagctaagatttcgtcaccaaaacttttacccactgtattaaaataatattttgggaattttaaagattttttaataattttttttacctcgctcataacctgcggttatggctacggttcggtaattaccgaatacgccctttttggccaaaacatgagttctacaaggtcttttgacccgattctagttgccactagttttaaataataaataaggtaTTCTAaactttataagctgttcgggaaactcagatttccagtagaactcgaaaagcctttgtaaagtctttaaaatgaccgataaacccctacggggcgatattTTAACTtgaactcgttacgggcattacgggaggtatcctactgataccacaacctatttaaggcatattgacttaggaaataagcgtaggactcacATGTTacaccgtttcgcctattgcgcgcacggttcggcttatgaaactagttttcataatttagccgatacgggtcaaataatattatttcaaccccaaaatccagaatgtgaaccataaacccatattaaacaagtctttgaacttgttgggtcggaatctcattccattctcggttttcgcctttcgcgcgattaaaccttaattatattccggaaccaaccggtctaggctacggccactataaagacccgttaggattctaagaggttaataaaaaccttcgttccagattaggagccccggtaaaagatATCGGCGATTTAATCTAACTAAGGacttatacttgcaaaggtaaatacttttgacttatttcccctatatgggcttgggttacggtatattaaataccgcttgattgagcattatatgattccatcgcttaggtggttaattgatttaatatgatcggctcatttaaacagttttgtttcttataagcctttggggggttattgaccgttgtcccggatatccttggcatcattttacgaaatggccacgaccatcgacatcccggtgtaggcgtacacccggtatatattgtcgacatataaattttaaaagacgtagccgttggtttttatactacgattttacgcaatgtggtgcgtcaattaatctttaacccggcacgacccgggctactaaacgcataaaagaacatgtaaaacgttcacaagatcattatgaattttcccaagttataaaagagtttgtgccttgtgcattcaaatcaattttaataaacattttcaaatgagtcagttgaacgtatttaccagtgtaaactgacgtattttccccaaaaagattaaatgcaggtactaaacgcaATGGGCCGGTATTAGCTTCCTTAGCATCATagatagtctcgcaaacttgatgcgATATCTGTATGGACAATATTTTACTACTTTCGATCCACTGTGGAttctcaacttctgtaatacattaaTATAAtcatcagaggttgaaatatgtatttatctttaaagcttccgctgtgcaatatataattgtgtggtttaactatattgttgccaacatcgtcacggtaatcccccaccgggcccaccggtgagacacgtggaaatcggggtgtgacaggttggtatcagagccaacactgagtgaattaaacactagccttttgtgtttaatctcagctacacaattgcacatacttgagtctagacaataacttaagacaaattcggattaatactccttttgtcttttctttcttatatgatttttaataagttttgaagcaggaaaatgccacctgttatatttcgCGGACGAGGAAGGGGTAGACGAGGCCGAGGAGAGATCGTTACCCGTAACGATCACGAAGCAGGACCGTCAGGTACACGACCTCCCTCAATAACAAGGAGCGAGGAACCCCAGCGAAGAAGAGACCTGTACGAGCCAGCGAGACACTCAACCTCGCACAGTTCAACACCATCCTACCGACACTCGTTCGGGCCAGACTCGGAGAACGACCCGAACAACCCGCAGCCTTCCTACATTCTGCTACAACGCTCGGTATCTACCCGTGCATTTGGGGATCCTACCCcgtacttcataggtcagttcaACCCGGCTGACTATATACATGAACCTTCAGGATTCGTTCCACTTGGTCCTCAAGACCAGTTTTCGGAAGACCCCATGGAAGAAGACGAGGATCCTACCGAGCCagcgcgtggtacgcccacgcatccgatcgAAATCTCTGATGGATCATCATACCATGGTCCACAATACCAAGGCCctgacagctttatggccttgttcgACCAGCATGAGTGGTATTACACACCATCTCAGCATGAGTCGtcgcagcagcagcaacatcagCGAGATCCTTCTGAGGACCCGCACTTTGAGGCAGTGACGCCACCGCCTCCCCCAGCTACTCAGCCGGTAATACCCGATCCGCCAAGGCGGAGAAGATCAAACGCAAGAATGTCTACTCGTggaggggatttccactttagcaccccacGACATTCAAGTGGTAGTCATTACCCATCCTTACCGGAGGAAGGGCCTTCAAGCCCAGCTCACGAGGCGAACTCAGCACTGGTTGCACGTAATTCGCCGCCATTTGGGGACGACCGCCCGCTACCTCCATATGCAACAAATTATAATCCATTTGAGCCAACATCGCGCGCgcactacaactacaactacgaGCGCGACCCCTACGTGGTAGCGGCCAGGTATGACGCCCGCTACCCAGATAGAGCTCAAGGACCTCCAAGAGcgccagattactcagctcatgggtatcccgCGCCACCAAGACCTCCAGCTCCTCAagcacaaccacgattttctcctcccgAGCAAGAGGAGATACTCCAGCGATTAGATCGCGTGGAGAGAGAGTTTGAGGAAGAAAAGAAGAGCCACCGAGGCTTCCTGAAGGGCTTGGCAAGCCTATTGAAGGGCAAGAAGAAAAAGCGAGACCACTAGCCCTAACGATTGTACTAGTGTAATTTCTCATtataaataagtccctgcgtggacattatcgtatttcagtccttACATGGACTTATCATATTTTAATCCTACAAGGACATAAGTCGTGAACTAGTCCCTGTATGGACCTATCTGCTATTTTTACCTTATTAAGGGTAAGTACTGTataagacccgtttagggcaacgtGTGATAATGGTTATAATTTATGGAATGTACTTTATGAGTTTTGCTTTTATATACGAAATAattcaaaaccattccttttacattgatctgcctaaataaagaatcttagaaggtgaaacctagcctggtgtcttttaagatccggtcatgatggtacgacctaactaaAAGGTTCATATTCACTGTTAACCTCTGCGAGCATGTTGACATCCATGGCAGATGAGATTCGTTAAAATCGCCcacgtcattcctatacaataatccttAAAGGATTTCTAAAACCCaattaaatgatatataaatcatgggttgaatcatcaataaagatgatcacttattaaaacatccattagtgatgtagtgcctacgggccaactatattgaaacatccattagtgatgtagtgcctacgggccaatcatattaaaacatccattagtgatgtcgtgcctacgggtcaaccttattaaaacacccattagtggtgtagtgcctatgggccataataatagtcttataaagacaaaagacagtggtggtctatgacccCCTTTCAGAAAAGGAGGTAAtggaactacggttcaaacctctacgCCGTTGATTTTGTAATCTTGGCTACTATTATAAAACATCTTCACACTTAGGCTTTTTGCCgccaatactattattatagttgagataggatatattcaaatcctaatatataaTGTGTGATAagattaaccagatatggtctctgttaccatggttaacgaattgtcataaaagataaTTCCATAATAAAATTCTAAATAAAATTCTTGATATCTTCTGTGGCAGATTCAGTCACAATGGCGGATCCTGATGGAAcaaacagccacacaaatgatgAATATTATGATAACGCTCAGGTGCACCTAACCGGCGCACAACTGAAAGCTTTAA is from Helianthus annuus cultivar XRQ/B chromosome 9, HanXRQr2.0-SUNRISE, whole genome shotgun sequence and encodes:
- the LOC110880345 gene encoding uncharacterized protein LOC110880345, with translation MADPDGTNSHTNDEDYDNAQVHLTGAQLKALIDEAVQAALNRQSTATYSRLMDTSDTGDSDTTGPRPMESDEIMSSEHEVHTSDYTSTDDDDFQPFALPDGVDEPIVGGPAADLPLAASSAAPMPSFVFEHDDFEDSDPVFPPGFDPDRDIEYVHMDQHVEDPVDLADPIDPIDPDFDFDMAFVDPEPAVAPEQAAAFDPVHEHGLAHADVPVDPVLADPPVGDFPVDDIPLLDADHVVDPLVDPPLIADVPVDPHVDHVDPVVAHVDPALAPVDPLPIEPEHALKMPPVIFRGRGRGRRGRGEIVTRNDHEAGPSGTRPPSITRSEEPQRRRDLYEPARHSTSHSSTPSYRHSFGPDSENDPNNPQPSYILLQRSVSTRAFGDPTPYFIGQFNPADYIHEPSGFVPLGPQDQFSEDPMEEDEDPTEPARGTPTHPIEISDGSSYHGPQYQGPDSFMALFDQHEWYYTPSQHESSQQQQHQRDPSEDPHFEAVTPPPPPATQPVIPDPPRRRRSNARMSTRGGDFHFSTPRHSSGSHYPSLPEEGPSSPAHEANSALVARNSPPFGDDRPLPPYATNYNPFEPTSRAHYNYNYERDPYVVAARYDARYPDRAQGPPRAPDYSAHGYPAPPRPPAPQAQPRFSPPEQEEILQRLDRVEREFEEEKKSHRGFLKGLASLLKGKKKKRDH